The segment ttgaAACATTTTTGTATGTCGGGCAGTGCTTCGACTCATGTAAGCTATTTCAATTTTGGACAACTGATTGTAATGAACATGTGATGTAATGAGTTGCCTTTTGTCAATGTTTTAGAATGTTATGGACAAGAATATacaggaaattaattaagaagaatcTTGCAAATAAGCTGCAAGGAGAGACTGTATATACATGCAGCAACCTGTACATGCAGCAAcccttttttgttattttttaaacaaaataatgaatGAAATGTAGCTAAACAAAGCAAAACATCAACCTTAAAAGTGTTGTTCccatttataataatgaaatgcgGCAAAATAAAGCATAACTCAACTATAAAAAGCAAAACTCACATACAATCAATCTGGTgcatttataataaataaaatgcaccaaaacaaaacataactcAACCTAGTACACCAAAACTCAATGCTAGCACAACCTCCAATAATCCCAAAAACATTCCACCAACAATTGTTACATACAATCACAACCTCGAAATAAATGTGCACAAAATATTTCAAGAtttctataatttatataataatgatttttatacAAATATTGCATTCGACTATCTATACATTCTTTACAACCACAATCACCAACAAAAAGGCATCTGATAAGCACAAAATACACCCAAATAACCCATCAAAAAACACTTTATGATTTTCAGCCATGTTCAACATTAGCAAATCAGTTGATTCTTTACAAAATACTTCAAGAAACCCATAAACAATGATTCTTTTAATTCTCATCATTGCCCGATGGTGTTTGTTGTATGACAGTACTATATTGGGTTCCAACAACAACATCTTCAACGTTAGCACCAACTTGGGGGGCCGGGACCTCAGCAACTCCAACTTGTTCatcatcaaatattttcctACAAGTCTAATTTCCAAAATGCCAGAAAATACATATCTATTAGAAAGGAAACAAACACCTATCcaacatatatacaattaataaaaaaaaaaaatcgagtacctgtttcttctttctcttggtTGCAGCCTTCTCCATAGGTGGAACCTTTATCTTCGTTGGGGGTCTCCCTTTCCCTCGAACAACGTTAGgacttaatattttcttaccctTATTCACAACGTCACTTTCATTGACTTTGGTTGAACCAGACTCAAATGGTAATCctttaaaattatgttcaaaCTCATCCAAAACCCGCATGAATGCATTGACATGGTCATCACTTGGGGATACACGCGTCGCTAATTTAAGACATCTTTTAATCACAAGTTCATACCTTCGTGAGTCCACATTATCCCGCAAGTCATCATAACTACTTTTGACAAGTGTGTATCTCCTCTTTAAGTCTTTCCTCTACCGATCCAAGACATACCTCTCTGGCAACATGTGAATCTTCTTCATTTGACAAACTTTAAAGACATGCCTACAAATAATGCCCCTCATCTCAAATAGTGCACACGTGCATTTGATATCACATTCCTCCTCGTTATAGTAAACTACGTACTGAACGGTTTTGACATGGTCATCTGTAGAAATTTCATCCAATACATTGAAGGTGGAAATACAACCCTCTATAGTGCCAGGTATGCAATTACAAGAAATCATCCCCCACAGCTCCCTTTGGACTTCTTTAAACTTGGCATTTGTATACACTACTTgaaattgcttctcaatgtGGAATGGAGATACACATGGGATGGTTTGGTTGCACGAATTGAAATCAGATACCGTCTCCACTTCCACCTTC is part of the Juglans regia cultivar Chandler unplaced genomic scaffold, Walnut 2.0 Scaffold_18632, whole genome shotgun sequence genome and harbors:
- the LOC109014794 gene encoding protein FAR-RED IMPAIRED RESPONSE 1-like; translation: MNAFFDGYVHSGTTLKEFVDQFNNALRKKVEVETVSDFNSCNQTIPCVSPFHIEKQFQVVYTNAKFKEVQRELWGMISCNCIPGTIEGCISTFNVLDEISTDDHVKTVQYVVYYNEEECDIKCTCALFEMRGIICRHVFKVCQMKKIHMLPERYELVIKRCLKLATRVSPSDDHVNAFMRVLDEFEHNFKGLPFESGSTKVNESDVVNKGKKILSPNVVRGKGRPPTKIKVPPMEKAATKRKKKQTCRKIFDDEQVGVAEVPAPQVGANVEDVVVGTQYSTVIQQTPSGNDEN